A stretch of Flexivirga aerilata DNA encodes these proteins:
- the disA gene encoding DNA integrity scanning diadenylate cyclase DisA, whose product MNRSDESDEDLLRDTLAAVAPGTDLRDALERILRGRTGALIVIGHDPVVEQMSTGGFPMDIEFSATRVRELAKMDGAIVLNNDGTRILRAATQLVPDPSIETRESGTRHRTAERVAKQTGFPVVSVSQSMHISALYVGNLRHVIEGSNAIMSRANQALQTLERYKSRLDEVTGTLSALEIEDLVTVRDVASVLQRLEMVRRISEEISEYVVELGVDGRLISLQLDELVGGLTDDRELVVRDYVDATRSELTVEETLERLGAMSATDLLDLAAGARAAGFNVIGDALDMSVSPRGYRLLTKVPRLPATIVDRLVDHFSTLQKLLAADFDDLMAVDGVGESRARAVREGLSRLAESSILERYV is encoded by the coding sequence GTGAACCGATCCGACGAGTCCGACGAGGACCTGCTGCGCGACACCCTGGCGGCTGTTGCGCCGGGCACCGACCTGCGCGACGCGCTCGAGCGCATCCTGCGCGGCCGCACCGGAGCGCTGATCGTGATCGGTCATGACCCGGTCGTCGAGCAGATGTCGACCGGCGGCTTCCCGATGGACATCGAGTTCTCGGCGACCCGGGTGCGCGAGCTCGCCAAGATGGACGGCGCGATCGTGCTCAACAACGACGGGACCCGCATCCTGCGCGCCGCGACCCAGTTGGTGCCCGATCCGTCCATCGAGACGCGCGAGTCCGGCACCCGCCACCGCACCGCCGAGCGGGTCGCGAAACAGACTGGCTTCCCGGTGGTTTCGGTGAGTCAGTCGATGCACATCAGCGCGCTCTATGTCGGCAACCTGCGGCACGTCATCGAGGGCTCCAACGCGATCATGTCGCGCGCCAACCAGGCCCTGCAGACGCTCGAGCGCTACAAGTCGCGGCTCGACGAGGTGACCGGCACGCTGTCGGCGCTCGAGATCGAGGACCTCGTGACTGTGCGCGACGTCGCCAGCGTGCTGCAGCGGCTGGAGATGGTGCGGCGCATCAGCGAGGAGATCAGCGAGTATGTCGTGGAGCTCGGCGTCGACGGCCGGCTCATCTCACTGCAGCTCGACGAACTCGTCGGCGGTCTCACCGACGACCGGGAGCTCGTGGTGCGCGACTACGTCGACGCCACCCGCTCCGAGCTGACCGTCGAGGAGACCCTCGAACGACTCGGCGCGATGAGCGCGACCGACCTGCTCGACCTCGCCGCCGGCGCGCGAGCGGCCGGCTTCAACGTGATCGGCGACGCGCTCGACATGTCGGTGAGCCCGCGCGGCTACCGGCTGCTCACGAAGGTGCCCCGCCTGCCCGCCACGATCGTCGACCGGCTGGTCGATCACTTCAGCACGCTGCAGAAGCTCCTGGCCGCCGACTTCGACGACCTGATGGCGGTCGACGGCGTCGGCGAGAGCCGCGCGCGAGCCGTCCGCGAGGGCCTCTCCCGCCTGGCGGAGAGCAGCATCCTCGAGCGATACGTCTGA
- the radA gene encoding DNA repair protein RadA: MATTARKKAPAPTYRCTECGWQAVKWVGRCGECQAWGTVTEVGQTRVRTAPAATVERPARPIGEVDATRAEAQPTGVGEFDRVLGGGLVPGGVVLVAGEPGIGKSTLLLDVAARAARAGKRVLYVSGEESAAQVRLRGERIEALARDLYLASETDLATVLAQIDRVEPEPLIVDSVQTIASAEIDGAPGNVSQVREVAAAILQVAKRHGIGTLLVGHVTKDGSIAGPRVLEHLVDVVVQFEGERHSRLRLVRAVKNRYGPTDEVGCFDLSELGIVGLPDPSGLFLSRMDEPVPGTCVSVTLEGRRPLVTEVQALLVPGNGGSARRTTNGVDSSRTAMILAVLDRRAGVALRNDDCYVSTVGGAKLSEPAADLAIALALASAKEGRPLPPGLLAVGEVGLAGDVRGVGGVPRRLAEAARIGFKRAIIPAGSLGTESAPAGMRVIEVRDVHAATRAIALPVSS; the protein is encoded by the coding sequence ATGGCTACCACCGCGCGCAAGAAGGCACCGGCCCCGACCTACCGCTGCACCGAGTGCGGCTGGCAGGCGGTGAAGTGGGTCGGGCGCTGCGGTGAGTGCCAGGCCTGGGGGACGGTCACGGAGGTCGGCCAGACCCGGGTGCGCACCGCCCCGGCGGCGACCGTCGAGCGCCCCGCCCGACCGATCGGGGAGGTCGACGCGACCCGCGCGGAGGCGCAGCCGACCGGCGTCGGTGAGTTCGACCGCGTCCTCGGCGGCGGGCTGGTGCCCGGTGGCGTGGTGCTGGTGGCAGGGGAGCCGGGCATCGGCAAGTCGACGCTGCTGCTCGACGTCGCCGCGCGGGCCGCCCGCGCCGGCAAGCGCGTGCTCTACGTCAGCGGCGAGGAGTCGGCCGCGCAGGTGCGGCTGCGGGGTGAGCGCATCGAGGCTCTCGCTCGCGATCTCTATCTGGCGAGCGAGACCGATCTGGCGACCGTGCTCGCCCAGATCGACCGGGTCGAGCCGGAGCCGCTGATCGTCGACTCGGTGCAGACGATCGCCTCGGCGGAGATCGACGGCGCACCCGGCAATGTCAGCCAGGTGCGCGAGGTCGCCGCGGCGATCCTGCAGGTCGCCAAGCGGCACGGCATCGGGACGCTGCTGGTCGGGCACGTCACCAAGGACGGCTCGATCGCGGGACCGCGGGTGCTCGAGCACCTGGTCGACGTCGTCGTGCAGTTCGAGGGGGAGCGTCACTCCCGGCTGCGGCTGGTGCGCGCGGTCAAGAACCGCTACGGCCCGACCGACGAGGTCGGTTGTTTCGACCTGTCCGAGCTCGGCATCGTCGGTCTGCCGGACCCGAGCGGGCTGTTCCTCTCCCGCATGGATGAGCCGGTGCCGGGCACCTGCGTGAGCGTGACGCTGGAGGGCCGCCGGCCGCTCGTGACGGAGGTGCAGGCACTGCTGGTGCCGGGCAACGGCGGGTCGGCCCGGCGTACGACGAACGGGGTGGACAGCTCGCGCACCGCGATGATCCTGGCCGTGCTCGACCGCCGCGCGGGTGTCGCACTGCGCAACGACGACTGCTACGTCTCGACAGTCGGCGGCGCCAAACTGTCCGAGCCGGCAGCGGACCTGGCGATCGCGCTGGCGCTCGCGTCGGCGAAGGAAGGCCGACCGCTGCCGCCCGGCCTGCTCGCGGTCGGCGAGGTCGGCCTCGCCGGTGACGTCCGCGGCGTCGGGGGAGTGCCGCGGCGACTGGCCGAGGCGGCCCGCATCGGCTTCAAGCGCGCGATCATCCCGGCCGGGTCGCTCGGCACCGAGAGTGCGCCGGCGGGCATGCGGGTGATCGAGGTGCGCGACGTGCACGCCGCGACGAGGGCGATCGCGTTGCCGGTCTCTTCGTAG
- a CDS encoding ABC transporter permease encodes MVALHPYIRLLKAGFRQQSAYRLAAFGGLVANLTFGFLKVAMLFATVRAGGGTVQGYDIGSMSAYIWISQGLLGSINLSGRIDLADRIRTGDVAVDFLRPLDVQVGTIVTEVGRALFALIPRGLPSVAIGALTVGMTMPTTPGPYLLGAVSLVTGITISFATVYLVAVAGFWLIETRGIQILYMVLSGFFAGLFVPISLFPTWLLVVAEATPFPSMMMYPIDILTGRVTGWASAGLFLVQLGWLAAMLLVGRLLTLAGRRKLEVQGG; translated from the coding sequence GTGGTCGCGCTCCACCCGTACATCCGTCTCCTGAAAGCCGGCTTCCGGCAGCAATCGGCATACCGTCTTGCCGCCTTCGGCGGGCTGGTCGCCAACCTCACCTTCGGCTTCCTCAAGGTCGCCATGCTCTTCGCCACCGTCCGCGCGGGCGGCGGCACCGTGCAGGGCTACGACATCGGCTCGATGAGCGCCTACATCTGGATCTCCCAGGGTCTGCTCGGGTCGATCAACCTCTCCGGCCGCATCGACCTGGCCGACCGCATCCGCACCGGCGACGTCGCCGTCGACTTCCTCCGGCCGCTCGACGTGCAAGTCGGCACGATCGTCACCGAGGTCGGCCGGGCGTTGTTCGCGCTGATCCCGCGGGGGTTGCCGAGCGTCGCCATCGGTGCGCTCACGGTCGGTATGACGATGCCCACGACTCCCGGGCCCTACCTGCTCGGCGCGGTGAGCCTGGTCACCGGCATCACCATCTCGTTCGCGACGGTCTACCTCGTCGCAGTCGCCGGCTTCTGGCTGATCGAGACCCGCGGCATCCAGATCCTCTACATGGTGCTGTCGGGGTTCTTCGCCGGGCTCTTCGTGCCGATCTCGCTCTTCCCCACCTGGCTGCTGGTCGTCGCCGAGGCGACGCCGTTTCCGTCGATGATGATGTATCCGATCGACATCCTGACCGGCCGCGTCACCGGATGGGCCTCTGCCGGCTTGTTTCTCGTGCAGCTCGGCTGGCTCGCGGCGATGCTGCTGGTGGGTCGCCTGCTGACGCTCGCCGGCCGGCGCAAGCTGGAGGTGCAGGGCGGATGA
- a CDS encoding A/G-specific adenine glycosylase yields MSDLSALHDTILTWYAAQARDLPWRRSPEAWPWPEVDRPWAVLVSEVMLQQTPVVRVEPVWHEWMRRWPTPAALAAAAPGDAVREWGRLGYPRRALRLHAAATAIAQEHGGVIPANLEDLQALPGIGTYTAAAVGAFAFGIRSAVVDVNVRRVEARLVTGAEHPAPSLSAAETRLAEELLPAGDREAATWNVAVMELGALVCKAKTPQCERCPVLDACAWVLAGRPAHDGPRKRVQKWAGTDRQVRGKLLHVLRDASGPVPRSKLDVVWPDAAQRDRCLASLIEDGLVEPLARERFRLPA; encoded by the coding sequence ATGAGCGACCTCAGCGCGCTGCACGACACCATCCTCACTTGGTATGCCGCACAAGCACGCGATCTGCCGTGGCGCCGGTCGCCGGAGGCCTGGCCCTGGCCGGAGGTCGACCGCCCGTGGGCGGTGCTGGTCTCGGAGGTGATGCTCCAGCAGACCCCGGTCGTGCGCGTGGAGCCGGTCTGGCACGAGTGGATGCGGCGCTGGCCGACGCCCGCGGCTCTCGCGGCGGCCGCGCCCGGCGACGCAGTGCGCGAGTGGGGGCGCCTCGGCTACCCCCGCAGGGCGCTGCGACTGCACGCCGCCGCGACCGCGATCGCGCAAGAGCACGGCGGCGTCATACCGGCCAATCTTGAGGATTTGCAGGCACTTCCGGGCATCGGCACCTACACGGCAGCGGCTGTCGGCGCGTTCGCCTTCGGCATCCGGTCGGCGGTCGTCGACGTCAACGTCCGCCGGGTGGAGGCGCGCCTGGTCACCGGTGCCGAGCATCCAGCTCCCAGCCTGAGCGCTGCCGAGACCCGGCTCGCGGAGGAGCTGCTGCCCGCCGGCGACCGCGAAGCCGCCACCTGGAACGTCGCGGTGATGGAGCTCGGCGCACTGGTCTGCAAGGCGAAAACGCCACAGTGCGAACGCTGCCCGGTCCTCGATGCATGCGCCTGGGTGCTCGCGGGACGGCCGGCGCACGACGGTCCGCGCAAGCGGGTGCAGAAGTGGGCCGGCACCGACCGGCAGGTGCGCGGCAAGCTGCTGCACGTGCTGCGCGACGCGAGCGGCCCGGTGCCACGCAGCAAGCTCGATGTGGTGTGGCCCGACGCTGCGCAACGCGACCGGTGCCTCGCCTCCCTCATCGAGGACGGACTGGTCGAACCCCTTGCGCGCGAACGGTTTCGGCTGCCTGCCTGA
- a CDS encoding gluconokinase, whose translation MTETTASSQFVIVMGVSGSGKTTVAKGIAQVMDWLFAEGDDFHPQANVDKMAAGIPLTDEDRWPWLRAIGTWIDEHESDGRSAVVTCSALKRVYRDLLREGRPNVRFCHVDVPEDVLKERLAQRTGHYMPPSLLPSQLATLEPLQAGEPGVVVEARGNPAQVLQEVLDGLGLTAVKPLPKG comes from the coding sequence ATGACTGAAACCACGGCGAGTTCGCAGTTCGTGATCGTGATGGGCGTGTCCGGGTCCGGCAAGACAACGGTGGCCAAGGGCATCGCGCAGGTCATGGACTGGCTGTTCGCCGAGGGTGACGACTTCCACCCGCAGGCCAACGTCGACAAGATGGCCGCCGGCATCCCGCTGACCGACGAGGACCGCTGGCCGTGGCTGCGCGCGATCGGCACCTGGATCGACGAGCACGAGAGCGACGGCCGCAGCGCGGTGGTGACCTGCTCGGCGCTGAAGCGGGTCTACCGCGACCTGTTGCGCGAGGGGCGACCCAATGTGCGCTTCTGCCACGTCGACGTCCCCGAGGACGTGCTGAAGGAGCGGCTCGCCCAGCGCACCGGCCATTACATGCCGCCGTCGCTGCTGCCGTCGCAACTCGCCACGCTCGAGCCGTTGCAGGCCGGCGAGCCGGGTGTCGTCGTCGAGGCGCGGGGCAACCCGGCGCAGGTGCTCCAGGAGGTGCTTGACGGCCTCGGGCTGACCGCGGTCAAGCCGCTGCCCAAGGGCTGA